One Rickettsia akari str. Hartford genomic window, TAAAATCTTTAGAAGCAGTGGTAAAACCTGCTAAAACGGATGCATTATTTTTTGTAGTTGATGGTAAAGGCGGGCATAATTTTTCTAACAATCTTAATGATCATAATAGATTTGTTGAAACTTATAGAAAAAGTTTGATTAAAATGCCTGAGCCGGAAATTGATCTTGACAAATAGATATACTTGTTTATCACAACATGTATTAATTAGATAAATATATATTATGAATAATACAGAATTTAGTAAAATAGCTGACATAACAATTGCATATATAACAGACACGATAGAAGAGCAAGACAAAGAAGCAAGTATAGATGTAGATTTACAAGGTGATATATTAAATCTTGATACTGATAAGGGTATATATGTAATAAATAAACAAAGTGCAGCCAAAGAAATTTGGTTATCGTCGCCGGTGAGTGGTCCTTGTCACTTTTTTTATGAACAAGGAAAATGGAAAAATAGAGTAGGGCTTGAGTTGATGGCTATTTTGACTGAAGAACTTGATATTGATTTTAATAATGTATGAAAGATTTTGAAACTACCGATAGTGCTGCAAAAATTTATGATTTAATAATAAAAAATGCCCCTGATGTTGCATCTATATTTATTGATGTTGACGATACTATTATTGCTCGTAAATCAAAAACTTTTAAGAGGCCTCCTTATAGTAAAATGATTGATAGCATTAAGGAAAAT contains:
- the cyaY gene encoding iron donor protein CyaY; the encoded protein is MNNTEFSKIADITIAYITDTIEEQDKEASIDVDLQGDILNLDTDKGIYVINKQSAAKEIWLSSPVSGPCHFFYEQGKWKNRVGLELMAILTEELDIDFNNV